A window from uncultured Anaeromusa sp. encodes these proteins:
- a CDS encoding magnesium transporter CorA family protein, with amino-acid sequence MLSVYKSHEEGLRTLSLETLEDGCWVHAVHPTAEEIAEVAKKVGVPEDYFRFAFEEDGCPRVLRSAGCLLVIVSVPVFRGQDRYDTIPLSAILTSNCTITVTRELTSVLPKGGEAGLGFDTTKSVHFFFQLLYQAGNTFLRQINSIRKRTDEIEMKLRRSTTNEEVYRLLDLEKGLTYFTAALRANDIVLDNIVRMRASPQFRRWLPMNEEDEDILESVIIENKRALALVQTYGSILSSMMDAFSSVIANNLNHIMKFLAGITILVSIPTMISSFWSMSMVVPLRETEIGFYLVVMLSLLSSALAGLFLRKKRML; translated from the coding sequence ATGTTATCGGTATATAAAAGCCATGAAGAAGGCCTGCGTACTTTGTCCTTAGAGACGCTGGAAGATGGCTGTTGGGTTCATGCCGTACATCCGACGGCGGAGGAAATTGCTGAAGTGGCAAAAAAAGTGGGCGTTCCGGAGGACTATTTCCGCTTTGCCTTTGAGGAAGATGGATGCCCTCGGGTGTTGCGCAGCGCCGGGTGTTTGCTGGTAATTGTCAGCGTACCTGTTTTTCGCGGGCAGGATCGTTATGATACCATTCCTTTGAGCGCGATTTTGACGTCTAACTGTACGATTACGGTAACACGGGAATTAACCAGTGTTTTGCCTAAAGGGGGCGAAGCTGGACTGGGTTTTGACACGACAAAAAGCGTGCATTTTTTCTTCCAGCTTCTTTATCAGGCGGGAAATACGTTTTTACGGCAAATTAACAGCATACGCAAACGGACGGACGAAATTGAAATGAAGCTGCGTCGGTCGACAACCAATGAAGAAGTGTATCGCTTGTTGGATCTGGAAAAAGGTTTGACCTACTTTACGGCGGCGCTTCGGGCCAATGATATTGTGTTGGATAATATTGTGCGTATGCGGGCTTCGCCGCAGTTTCGACGTTGGCTGCCGATGAATGAGGAAGATGAGGACATTCTGGAGAGTGTTATCATTGAGAATAAGCGAGCCTTAGCATTAGTGCAGACCTATGGCTCCATTCTTAGCAGCATGATGGATGCATTTTCTTCGGTTATTGCCAATAATTTGAATCATATTATGAAATTTTTAGCAGGGATCACCATTCTTGTATCGATTCCTACGATGATTTCCAGCTTTTGGAGCATGAGCATGGTGGTGCCATTGCGGGAAACGGAGATAGGATTTTATTTGGTGGTTATGCTGTCTCTGTTGTCGAGCGCTTTAGCGGGGCTGTTTTTGCGTAAAAAAAGAATGCTGTGA
- a CDS encoding basic amino acid ABC transporter substrate-binding protein produces MSKKWLSVMVLAMFMLTLGLAGCGGDKQQGKKVLKIGTDPGFAPFEFQDEKSKEYVGFDIDLIKALGTKMGYEVQIQNMNFDGLIPALEAGNIDATVAGMTIKEERAKKVLFSKPYYQSGLIVAVKNDNNTIKSVKDLEGKRIAVQIGTTGADAAKKIPNAVVREFNNAPEAFMELKAGGADAVINDKPVTAYYLKQGGDKDAKMVGDVLQAEEYGIAMNKKSTELKTKMDKALDEMKASGEYDKLYEKWFGKKQ; encoded by the coding sequence ATGTCGAAAAAATGGCTTTCGGTAATGGTATTGGCGATGTTTATGTTGACATTGGGATTAGCTGGTTGCGGCGGCGACAAGCAGCAGGGGAAAAAGGTATTGAAGATAGGTACAGATCCTGGTTTTGCACCTTTTGAGTTCCAAGATGAAAAAAGCAAAGAATATGTTGGTTTTGACATCGACCTGATTAAAGCGCTGGGTACGAAAATGGGCTATGAAGTGCAGATTCAGAATATGAACTTTGATGGCTTGATTCCGGCTCTGGAAGCAGGAAATATTGACGCTACTGTTGCTGGGATGACGATTAAAGAGGAACGTGCTAAGAAAGTATTGTTCTCGAAGCCCTATTATCAGTCTGGTTTGATTGTTGCAGTGAAAAACGATAATAACACCATTAAAAGCGTAAAAGATTTGGAAGGCAAGCGTATCGCTGTACAAATTGGTACTACTGGCGCTGACGCCGCTAAAAAGATTCCTAACGCTGTAGTTCGCGAGTTCAACAATGCTCCAGAAGCTTTTATGGAATTGAAAGCTGGCGGTGCGGATGCGGTTATCAACGACAAGCCCGTAACGGCTTACTATTTGAAACAGGGCGGCGACAAGGATGCGAAAATGGTAGGCGATGTATTGCAGGCTGAGGAATACGGCATTGCTATGAACAAAAAAAGTACGGAACTGAAAACGAAAATGGATAAAGCTCTGGATGAAATGAAAGCCAGTGGCGAATATGACAAGCTCTATGAAAAGTGGTTTGGCAAAAAACAATAA
- the eutJ gene encoding ethanolamine utilization protein EutJ, producing MEAYEKIYQLQQLIEEKKWTGAPGPYRVGVDLGTADVVLVVVDEAGLPVAGAMRWATVVRDGLVVDFRGAMNIVEELKKEVETIVGVKLECGATAVPPGTVGRNAQACSHVIAGAGIEPIGQVDEPVAAAKALGINDGVVVDIGGGTTGIAVLRNGEMVFSADEPTGGTHLSLALAGAYHIPFEEAELIKRDTSRHREIMPIVLPVIEKMATVTQQMMNQCGDCEKQEVYVVGGTAYLDGFEEAFGKAFGRPVHVPPHPLLVTPLGIALY from the coding sequence ATGGAGGCATACGAGAAAATATATCAATTGCAGCAATTGATTGAAGAAAAAAAATGGACCGGCGCGCCAGGTCCGTACCGGGTGGGGGTGGACTTGGGGACGGCGGATGTGGTGCTTGTCGTAGTGGATGAGGCTGGTTTGCCGGTAGCCGGTGCTATGCGATGGGCTACGGTGGTGCGTGACGGTTTGGTGGTGGATTTCCGAGGCGCTATGAATATCGTAGAAGAACTGAAAAAAGAAGTAGAAACCATTGTCGGTGTTAAGCTGGAGTGCGGAGCTACGGCGGTGCCGCCTGGAACGGTAGGCCGCAACGCGCAGGCGTGCAGCCATGTCATTGCTGGGGCTGGAATTGAACCCATCGGGCAGGTTGACGAGCCTGTTGCAGCGGCGAAAGCTCTGGGGATCAATGACGGCGTAGTGGTCGATATTGGCGGCGGTACAACCGGCATTGCGGTCTTGCGCAACGGAGAGATGGTATTTTCTGCTGATGAGCCAACTGGCGGGACGCATTTATCCTTGGCTTTGGCAGGGGCGTACCATATTCCTTTTGAAGAAGCGGAATTGATTAAACGCGATACATCGAGACATCGCGAAATTATGCCTATCGTCTTGCCGGTAATAGAAAAGATGGCTACTGTGACGCAGCAAATGATGAATCAATGCGGCGACTGTGAAAAGCAAGAGGTATATGTTGTTGGCGGAACGGCCTACTTGGATGGCTTTGAGGAAGCTTTTGGCAAAGCCTTTGGCCGGCCAGTGCATGTGCCGCCGCATCCGCTTTTGGTGACTCCTTTGGGAATTGCCCTTTACTAA
- the fliD gene encoding flagellar filament capping protein FliD, which yields MANVSLSVYRNLMPYAGYNSVSSTKSVDANMLKLGSQYNSLKQSTQKQFANYRAEQQSYASQIKEVSSANQQLKSAVGQFSGAENVFAKNSVTSTSSAVSGQAKAAAKAATYEVEVSKVAAAQQNTGTRVSATGYGALSAGNYMLGVTDSSGKEKMISFAVNVGENNSKVLEKAAKAFNEAGLNVSAAVSSDGTKAGLNLQSKETGAAQSFTLRDVSGNAVAALGLGTRTQQADNAAYSVNGKAATSASNQISLDYGNVTLNLQKATTEKASVTVGKEPAGIVAATKEMITAYNRLETAVTGAENVTAAGQRVFSRVDSKFQGYQKNELANIGITRDTQTGELALDEKRLTTALAKDSGRVQRLLGGANGLAGALTAVSSAVGASPASTLLKVPSPLESAPSYGQTGSLAVAALRQSSGFLLDLFA from the coding sequence GTGGCCAATGTGAGTCTTAGCGTATATAGAAACTTGATGCCCTACGCAGGGTATAATTCTGTTTCGTCAACAAAGTCGGTTGATGCGAATATGCTAAAGCTAGGGAGTCAGTATAATTCCCTAAAGCAGTCGACGCAGAAGCAGTTTGCTAATTACCGCGCGGAACAGCAAAGCTACGCTTCGCAGATAAAAGAAGTTTCAAGTGCTAATCAACAACTGAAAAGTGCGGTGGGACAATTTTCAGGCGCAGAAAATGTATTTGCTAAAAATAGCGTAACCTCGACATCCAGTGCAGTTTCCGGGCAGGCTAAAGCTGCGGCCAAGGCGGCAACGTATGAGGTGGAAGTTAGCAAGGTGGCGGCAGCGCAGCAAAATACAGGGACGCGCGTGAGTGCCACGGGCTATGGGGCTTTGTCTGCCGGCAATTATATGTTGGGCGTTACCGACAGCAGCGGTAAGGAAAAGATGATATCTTTCGCTGTGAATGTCGGAGAGAACAACAGTAAAGTCCTGGAAAAGGCAGCAAAAGCGTTTAATGAAGCCGGTTTGAACGTAAGCGCTGCGGTAAGCAGCGATGGAACGAAAGCCGGGCTGAATTTGCAGTCGAAGGAAACCGGGGCGGCCCAAAGTTTTACTTTGCGAGATGTCTCCGGCAATGCAGTTGCGGCGCTGGGGCTGGGAACCCGTACGCAGCAGGCCGATAATGCTGCGTATAGCGTGAATGGAAAAGCGGCGACATCTGCGTCCAATCAAATTTCTTTAGATTATGGGAATGTGACGCTGAATTTGCAAAAAGCAACAACAGAAAAGGCGTCAGTAACGGTAGGGAAAGAGCCTGCCGGTATTGTTGCGGCAACGAAAGAGATGATTACGGCCTATAATCGACTGGAAACAGCGGTTACTGGAGCGGAGAATGTGACTGCTGCGGGGCAGCGCGTTTTTTCTCGCGTAGACTCGAAGTTCCAGGGATATCAGAAAAACGAGCTGGCGAATATTGGTATAACTCGGGATACGCAGACTGGCGAACTGGCTCTGGATGAGAAGCGGCTGACGACCGCGCTGGCAAAAGACTCTGGCAGGGTTCAGCGGCTGTTGGGAGGGGCGAACGGTTTGGCGGGCGCTCTGACTGCCGTATCTTCAGCGGTAGGAGCAAGTCCTGCGTCTACACTCTTGAAGGTTCCAAGTCCGCTGGAGTCTGCGCCGTCTTATGGGCAGACAGGAAGTTTGGCGGTTGCGGCTTTGCGGCAGTCCTCCGGCTTTTTGTTGGATTTGTTTGCTTGA
- a CDS encoding divergent polysaccharide deacetylase family protein → MARKQKKSSPRIVWWVVALLALGAAVWYGMQDDGKNALTTLMPAAVQEAIGGSEKDKEKKAAEEKAKEKTKEAVKAVGDAKNAIPEPSGEIKARLAIVIDDFGYTSGPIAALAALPRPVTFAILPYRPHSAEALQAAKTSGKEAILHLPMMPQQASAASEDNTISPSMSDSEIRSTVEKALRSLPGVVGVNNHQGSLATADSRVMKQVLALLHSRGLFFVDSRTSSQSVGRTTARQLGVPAAENDLFLDNVDEVDAVKQKLRTAGNLALRSGSAVVIGHARMHTATALREVIPELERKGIRLVFVSRLTE, encoded by the coding sequence ATGGCAAGGAAGCAGAAAAAATCGTCACCGCGCATCGTTTGGTGGGTGGTGGCGTTATTGGCACTAGGGGCGGCAGTTTGGTATGGAATGCAGGATGACGGAAAAAACGCGTTAACTACCTTGATGCCGGCAGCCGTCCAAGAGGCGATCGGCGGAAGCGAAAAAGATAAAGAGAAAAAGGCGGCGGAAGAAAAGGCAAAGGAAAAGACCAAAGAGGCGGTTAAAGCAGTGGGAGATGCGAAAAATGCCATTCCAGAACCGAGCGGTGAAATAAAGGCGCGCTTGGCTATTGTCATTGATGATTTTGGTTATACCTCAGGACCGATAGCGGCGCTTGCGGCGCTACCACGCCCGGTGACCTTTGCGATTCTTCCATATCGTCCTCATTCGGCGGAAGCGCTACAGGCTGCAAAAACATCGGGTAAAGAGGCAATATTGCATTTGCCGATGATGCCGCAGCAAGCGTCAGCGGCTTCGGAAGATAATACGATTAGCCCTAGTATGTCGGATAGCGAAATACGAAGTACGGTGGAAAAGGCATTGCGTTCACTGCCAGGAGTGGTGGGAGTGAACAATCATCAAGGGTCGCTGGCGACGGCGGACAGCCGGGTTATGAAACAGGTGCTGGCTCTCTTACATAGTCGAGGTTTATTTTTTGTCGACAGCCGCACTAGCTCTCAGTCAGTAGGGCGAACAACAGCGAGACAGCTCGGCGTGCCAGCGGCGGAAAATGACTTGTTTTTGGATAATGTAGATGAAGTGGATGCGGTGAAGCAGAAGCTGCGGACGGCAGGAAATCTGGCTTTGCGTTCCGGCAGCGCCGTGGTGATTGGTCATGCGCGCATGCATACGGCTACAGCCTTGCGTGAGGTAATTCCAGAACTAGAGCGTAAAGGGATTCGCTTGGTTTTTGTCTCACGGTTGACAGAATAG
- a CDS encoding basic amino acid ABC transporter substrate-binding protein, translated as MKKKTLVWLVLALFTVALGIAGCGGEKKADNAGKKVVRVGAEMTFPPFEFQDEKSKDYVGFDMDLARALAKEMGMELEIQSMGFDALIPALDSGTIDMIASGVSITPERQQKVAFSAPYYKSGLSILVKNENTTIKNFKDLEGKKIAVQIGTTSAEEARKIPGAVVREFNGVPETFMELKAGGVDAVVNDLPVNQYYLGQFEKKGDAFAKLATTELKNAEDYGIAVAKKNTELAGKVNKALETLKANGEYDKLYQKWFGKKQ; from the coding sequence ATGAAGAAAAAGACTTTGGTATGGTTGGTATTGGCCTTATTTACGGTTGCTTTGGGGATCGCTGGCTGTGGCGGCGAGAAGAAGGCGGATAATGCAGGGAAAAAGGTTGTGCGCGTAGGGGCTGAGATGACCTTTCCGCCGTTTGAGTTTCAAGATGAAAAAAGCAAAGACTATGTGGGCTTTGATATGGATCTGGCTCGCGCTTTGGCCAAAGAGATGGGCATGGAGCTAGAGATTCAGAGCATGGGCTTTGATGCGTTAATTCCAGCGCTGGACTCCGGTACGATTGATATGATTGCTTCCGGCGTGTCCATTACTCCGGAGCGGCAGCAAAAGGTTGCATTTTCCGCGCCGTATTACAAATCCGGTTTGAGCATTCTGGTGAAAAATGAGAATACGACAATCAAGAACTTTAAGGACTTGGAAGGCAAAAAAATTGCCGTGCAGATAGGCACGACTTCCGCGGAAGAAGCTCGCAAGATTCCTGGTGCGGTAGTGCGTGAATTCAATGGCGTGCCGGAAACCTTTATGGAATTGAAAGCTGGCGGTGTAGACGCGGTTGTAAATGACTTGCCGGTTAATCAATATTATTTGGGGCAGTTTGAGAAAAAAGGCGATGCCTTTGCCAAGCTAGCAACAACCGAACTGAAAAATGCTGAAGACTATGGCATTGCAGTGGCTAAGAAAAATACCGAACTGGCTGGCAAGGTGAACAAAGCCTTGGAAACCTTAAAAGCCAATGGCGAGTATGACAAACTGTATCAGAAATGGTTCGGCAAAAAACAATAA
- a CDS encoding tetratricopeptide repeat protein, which translates to MTAELYVKKGIEQVNTGNFTEAALCFSKALQLKEDADIYYNLGIVQTVLGQSVTSKKSFQRAIELRPDFPEAYNNLGILLQNEASEEEAEYCFRQAIKIKKDFSEAYNNLGLLLAKKNRLVEAEACYHEALALSSSYPEAHNNLGLLMMKKESLTEAEHAFRLAIKENENFPEACNNLAVVLRKNEKWQEAEAFIKKAIEIRPQYPEAYYNLGLTLAALGNIEAAIDAYCKAIELRADYPEAYNNLGTILLKQGKLEDAENFFQHVIELSPNFSEAYSNLSAVLKDGPRLEEAENYAKRAIQLDPSDADAYNNLGAILRNQNRLGEAEKNFLKAIELKADFPEAFHNLAMILMETGTRLDEAGILLKKSLELRPGFAEAEYTLAALYLLQGNYKQGWETYEARFAVFNNYQPPVRRWQGEPLEGKHILLSCEQGFGDTLQFVRYAVEVAKQARHTTVLVQRPLVGLFANSEKITFVSSTSECFWNEYDFACPLLSLPMLFGTVEDSIPVEIPYVVANDTLVSKWKDILEKQNNGNALKVGVVWAGNPGHKNDRNRSAQFAEVVELFKMVPVLWISLQVGAESKEAQGSAVPIADFTELLTNFSETAALIANLDLVIAVDTAVAHLAGAMGKKTWLLLPFAPEWRWQLQREDSPWYPTIRIFRQNRVGGWKDVLQRVATVLKSEIEASEV; encoded by the coding sequence ATGACTGCTGAGTTGTATGTAAAAAAAGGGATAGAGCAAGTTAATACAGGGAATTTTACAGAAGCTGCTCTTTGCTTTTCAAAAGCCTTGCAATTAAAAGAGGATGCAGATATTTATTACAATTTAGGAATCGTACAGACCGTGTTAGGACAAAGTGTAACTTCCAAAAAGTCTTTTCAGCGTGCCATAGAACTTCGGCCAGATTTTCCTGAAGCCTATAACAACTTGGGCATTTTGTTGCAAAATGAAGCTTCGGAAGAGGAAGCAGAATACTGCTTCCGACAGGCTATCAAAATCAAAAAAGATTTTTCTGAAGCCTATAATAATCTCGGATTGCTTTTGGCAAAAAAAAATCGGTTGGTTGAAGCGGAAGCTTGCTATCATGAGGCGCTTGCGCTATCTTCCAGTTACCCGGAAGCTCATAATAACTTGGGATTGTTAATGATGAAAAAAGAAAGTCTAACTGAAGCAGAGCATGCATTTCGGCTTGCCATAAAGGAAAATGAGAATTTTCCGGAGGCTTGCAATAACCTTGCCGTAGTCTTAAGAAAAAATGAAAAATGGCAAGAAGCAGAGGCTTTTATAAAAAAGGCAATTGAAATTCGCCCTCAATATCCGGAAGCGTATTATAATTTGGGATTAACGTTGGCGGCGCTTGGTAATATCGAGGCTGCCATAGATGCATACTGTAAAGCAATTGAACTCCGAGCAGATTATCCAGAAGCGTATAACAATTTGGGCACGATTCTTCTAAAACAAGGGAAATTGGAGGATGCGGAAAATTTTTTTCAACATGTTATCGAACTAAGTCCCAATTTTTCTGAAGCCTATAGTAATCTCAGTGCGGTGTTAAAAGATGGGCCGCGCCTTGAGGAGGCAGAAAATTATGCAAAACGTGCCATTCAATTGGATCCTAGCGATGCGGATGCATATAATAATTTAGGTGCAATTTTGAGAAATCAGAATCGCCTAGGGGAAGCAGAAAAGAATTTCTTGAAAGCTATCGAATTGAAGGCAGACTTTCCGGAGGCTTTTCATAATTTAGCGATGATCTTGATGGAAACGGGGACTCGTCTTGATGAGGCGGGGATCTTGCTTAAAAAAAGTCTAGAACTTCGTCCAGGATTTGCGGAAGCGGAATATACTTTAGCGGCACTTTATCTTTTGCAAGGAAACTATAAGCAAGGATGGGAAACGTACGAGGCTAGGTTCGCTGTTTTTAATAATTATCAACCGCCGGTTCGACGCTGGCAGGGAGAACCGTTAGAGGGAAAGCATATATTGCTTTCTTGCGAACAAGGTTTTGGAGATACATTGCAGTTCGTTCGTTATGCTGTAGAAGTGGCGAAGCAGGCACGACACACAACTGTGTTGGTACAAAGGCCGCTTGTTGGGTTGTTTGCCAACTCGGAAAAAATTACTTTTGTTTCTTCGACTAGCGAGTGCTTTTGGAACGAGTATGATTTTGCTTGTCCGTTGCTAAGCCTGCCAATGTTGTTTGGAACGGTTGAAGATTCCATTCCTGTTGAGATTCCCTATGTAGTTGCCAACGATACGCTAGTTAGTAAATGGAAGGATATTCTAGAGAAACAAAATAATGGGAATGCGTTGAAAGTCGGGGTGGTTTGGGCGGGAAACCCAGGGCATAAGAATGATCGCAATCGTTCTGCTCAATTTGCAGAAGTTGTAGAACTTTTTAAGATGGTGCCTGTTCTATGGATTAGCCTGCAAGTGGGAGCGGAGAGCAAGGAGGCGCAAGGTAGTGCCGTTCCTATTGCTGATTTTACAGAGCTACTTACTAACTTTTCCGAAACGGCAGCATTAATTGCCAACTTAGATTTAGTGATTGCCGTAGATACAGCTGTTGCCCACTTAGCGGGAGCGATGGGGAAGAAGACTTGGCTTCTCTTGCCGTTTGCACCTGAATGGCGCTGGCAGCTGCAACGTGAAGATTCTCCTTGGTACCCAACGATCCGAATTTTTCGTCAAAACCGAGTGGGAGGCTGGAAAGACGTTCTGCAAAGAGTGGCAACGGTCTTGAAGAGTGAAATAGAAGCGTCTGAAGTATAA
- a CDS encoding EutN/CcmL family microcompartment protein, with translation MWLGKVVGTVVAPTKDDTLVGWKLLVVQPLNLDGLNNISMQVAVDTVGAGNGETVLVASGSSARRVTKNDNSAVDAAIVGIVDSMEIEGVSKSQYWMQK, from the coding sequence ATGTGGTTGGGAAAAGTAGTAGGTACAGTGGTAGCTCCGACAAAAGACGATACGTTGGTAGGGTGGAAGCTCTTGGTGGTGCAGCCGCTGAATCTGGACGGGTTGAATAATATCAGCATGCAGGTGGCTGTCGATACGGTGGGGGCTGGTAATGGCGAGACAGTGCTGGTCGCTTCCGGTAGCTCGGCGCGACGGGTGACGAAAAATGATAACAGTGCGGTAGATGCAGCCATTGTTGGTATTGTCGATAGCATGGAAATTGAGGGTGTGTCCAAGAGCCAATACTGGATGCAGAAATAA
- a CDS encoding zinc-ribbon domain containing protein, producing MEFQDKTLTCKDCGAEFVFTAGEQEFYAEKGFENEPTRCRTCRDARRRTRDGGSSSQREMHDVVCANCGVTTQVPFEPRNDRPVYCRECFNSMRNNNY from the coding sequence ATGGAATTTCAAGACAAGACATTAACGTGTAAGGATTGTGGAGCAGAGTTTGTGTTTACTGCAGGTGAACAGGAGTTTTACGCTGAAAAAGGTTTTGAAAATGAACCGACGCGTTGCCGTACCTGCCGCGACGCCCGTCGCCGGACTCGCGATGGCGGATCAAGCTCGCAGCGCGAAATGCACGATGTGGTTTGCGCTAACTGTGGCGTGACTACGCAGGTGCCCTTCGAGCCGCGCAATGATCGTCCGGTTTACTGCCGTGAATGCTTCAATTCGATGCGGAACAATAATTACTAA
- the cobS gene encoding adenosylcobinamide-GDP ribazoletransferase codes for MAFVADFIRALQFLTRFQLIKEVDWSLEALGRSVRFFPWAGGVIGLVLGGCAWGMVQLFGETLPMHAAAALLILLEIMLTGGLHCDGFMDTMDGIFSGRSRERMLEIMKDSRVGAYGAMSFALLMLVKYSFYLDIPIYSLPMALLVMPIAGRWAVVAPLVHYPYARPQGLGQGFGQYAGGLTVWVSVLLTLALLAPLGFQAVAAALVASCVAWTLAVYVTGILGGLTGDVYGAIIELSQLGALAVFVFGKKLSFFLLM; via the coding sequence ATGGCGTTTGTAGCAGATTTTATAAGGGCGTTGCAGTTTTTGACGCGATTTCAATTGATAAAGGAAGTGGACTGGTCTTTAGAGGCGCTGGGGCGGAGCGTGCGGTTTTTCCCTTGGGCGGGGGGCGTCATTGGCTTAGTTCTGGGCGGCTGCGCCTGGGGGATGGTGCAGCTTTTTGGTGAGACTCTGCCGATGCATGCGGCGGCGGCGCTGTTGATTTTATTGGAGATCATGCTTACTGGCGGGCTGCATTGCGATGGATTTATGGATACGATGGACGGAATTTTTTCCGGACGTTCCCGGGAACGAATGTTGGAGATTATGAAGGACAGTCGGGTTGGAGCGTACGGGGCGATGTCTTTTGCGTTGCTAATGCTTGTGAAGTACTCATTCTATTTGGATATACCGATATACTCGCTACCGATGGCTTTGCTGGTGATGCCTATAGCTGGACGTTGGGCTGTGGTAGCGCCACTTGTGCATTATCCCTATGCTCGTCCGCAAGGATTGGGGCAGGGATTTGGACAGTATGCCGGAGGGCTGACAGTTTGGGTAAGCGTATTATTGACGCTGGCTTTATTGGCTCCATTGGGCTTTCAGGCGGTGGCAGCGGCCTTGGTGGCCTCCTGCGTCGCTTGGACATTGGCTGTCTATGTGACTGGTATTCTTGGCGGTCTGACCGGCGATGTATATGGAGCGATTATTGAACTATCTCAATTGGGAGCGCTAGCGGTATTTGTTTTTGGCAAGAAACTGTCGTTTTTTCTGCTCATGTAG
- a CDS encoding iron-containing alcohol dehydrogenase yields the protein MSGKAFEYFMPPVSILGRDCLKEIPRYTKSMRFRKALIVSDKVLVDIGLIVSLTNVLKEAGIFYIIYDNVSPNPTVEQVDYGLRLFQDNGCDFLVSFGGGSPHDCAKGIALLATNGGSIHDYVGLNQSKAPAAPLIAVNTTAGTGSELTRFCVITDEKQHKKMTITDWHVTPIVAVSDACLMTAMPPGLTAATGLDALTHAVEAYVSTQATPVTDCKALKAIELIAKHLPTAVVDGQDLDAREGMVYAEYLAGIAFNNASLGYVHAAAHQLGGRYGLPHGLANALMLPAVTDFNLVAIPKRYADIARAMGQSIAGLSTADAARLAPAAMRSLIETLGTPQHLRDVRGFNEEDIPLLAAGALEDIIGATNLRRASQEEMEAIFRAVL from the coding sequence ATGTCTGGAAAAGCCTTTGAGTATTTCATGCCTCCCGTCAGCATCTTGGGTCGCGACTGTTTAAAGGAAATTCCCCGCTACACCAAGTCCATGCGTTTTCGCAAAGCGCTCATTGTCAGCGATAAGGTGCTGGTAGATATCGGCCTGATTGTTTCTCTTACCAACGTGCTGAAAGAAGCCGGCATCTTCTACATCATCTACGACAACGTTTCTCCTAACCCCACGGTCGAGCAGGTAGATTACGGCCTGCGTCTCTTTCAAGACAACGGTTGTGATTTTCTCGTTTCCTTTGGCGGCGGCTCCCCCCATGACTGTGCCAAAGGCATTGCTCTTTTAGCCACCAACGGCGGCAGCATTCATGATTATGTCGGCCTTAACCAATCGAAAGCGCCGGCAGCCCCGCTTATTGCCGTCAATACCACCGCCGGCACTGGCAGCGAATTAACTCGCTTCTGCGTGATCACCGATGAAAAGCAGCACAAAAAAATGACCATTACCGATTGGCATGTTACCCCCATCGTCGCCGTCAGCGACGCTTGCCTTATGACCGCCATGCCCCCTGGCTTAACGGCCGCTACCGGACTAGATGCCCTCACCCACGCCGTAGAAGCCTACGTTTCTACTCAGGCAACCCCTGTAACAGACTGCAAAGCTTTAAAGGCCATTGAACTCATCGCTAAACATCTGCCTACCGCCGTAGTCGACGGCCAGGATTTAGACGCCCGTGAAGGCATGGTTTACGCTGAATATCTGGCAGGTATCGCTTTTAACAATGCTAGTCTGGGCTATGTCCATGCCGCCGCTCACCAGCTTGGCGGCCGCTACGGCCTGCCCCACGGCTTGGCCAACGCCCTCATGCTTCCGGCTGTAACGGATTTCAATCTTGTCGCTATCCCCAAGCGTTATGCCGACATCGCCCGCGCCATGGGCCAGTCCATCGCCGGTCTCTCCACAGCCGACGCCGCCCGCTTAGCGCCAGCGGCCATGCGCAGCTTAATTGAAACATTAGGCACGCCGCAGCATTTGCGCGATGTGCGGGGCTTTAACGAAGAAGACATTCCGCTTCTTGCCGCCGGTGCCTTGGAAGACATCATCGGTGCCACCAATCTGCGGCGCGCCAGCCAAGAAGAAATGGAAGCCATCTTCCGGGCCGTGCTGTAA